From Triticum aestivum cultivar Chinese Spring chromosome 4A, IWGSC CS RefSeq v2.1, whole genome shotgun sequence, a single genomic window includes:
- the LOC123084676 gene encoding replication protein A 70 kDa DNA-binding subunit A, with protein MGSAGDEFTPLSQLEYGMDKCKVRVRVSRLWESFNPKDDTLFGLDCLLIDDQGKTMQARVEPGDIEWFEDLLVEGKVYALSDFHVDSQRDYYMSCSNEWTMYFGRQTVVTEIEVDIDSIPLHSFEFVKFKDLRYRCDDNSLLTDVLGHVVYAGELQEVLKKSRVIEICNARIRDLRGRALSVTLYGDIASGFAEDMLEKGQDTSLVVVFAGMSVTSSSSVCSTTS; from the exons ATGGGTTCAGCTGGGGATGAGTTCACCCCACTGTCTCAGTTAGAATATGGAATGGACAAATGTAAAGTGCGGGTGCGCGTCTCGCGGCTGTGGGAGTCCTTCAATCCAAAAGATGACACTTTGTTCGGCCTTGACTGCCTTCTGATCGATGATCAG GGTAAAACTATGCAGGCGCGTGTAGAACCCGGCGATATAGAGTGGTTTGAAGATCTGCTAGTTGAAGGGAAGGTCTATGCCTTGTCAGATTTTCATGTTGATTCGCAGAGAGACTACTATATGTCCTGTAGCAATGAGTGGACTATGTACTTTGGGAGGCAGACGGTGGTCACTGAGATAGAGGTAGATATTGATTCGATACCCCTCCACAGCTTTGAGTTTGTGAAATTTAAGGATCTCCGTTATAGGTGCGACGACAACAGCTTATTGACAG ATGTTCTGGGTCACGTAGTGTATGCCGGGGAGCTACAGGAAGTCTTGAAAAAATCACGTGTTATAGAAATTTGCAATGCAAGAATTCGGGATTTGAG AGGAAGGGCACTGAGTGTCACACTATATGGAGATATTGCTTCTGGTTTTGCTGAGGATATGCTGGAGAAAGGCCAAGACACCTCACTTGTTGTTGTCTTTGCGGGGATGTCTGTTACTTCCTCATCATCAG TTTGCTCTACAACATCTTAA